DNA sequence from the Candidatus Cloacimonadaceae bacterium genome:
GCAAAATCATCGTGCTCAGGGTTGCTATGATGAGCACGAGCGGAGCAAAAGGTTCCCAATTGATGAAAGAACTGATCAGAAACATACCGCAAATGCTGTAAAACACTCCAAACTGAAGATTGATCAGGATCGCCGCGGAAATGCCAAACAAGGCGAAGGGGATGAGGATGCTGCTGAAACCAAGGAAGTAGTTATTTGCCGTGGCAAGCATGATCAGAAGGACGAAGCCAAAGTTGATGGGCAGCGAACCCGCGTCGTGAATATCTTCCTTGGCGATTTGTATCACGAAATAGTGGTTTGCCAATAGCAATATGATCATGACGAAAACGAGCATACCCATAGACTGGATCAACTGTTTCCATGGGGATTTGCTGATATCCCGGGCGCGATATGCTTTCATTAGTGATTGGATCTTGGTTATGTCGTTCTCCGAGATGCGTGCGTTTTTGCGGATAATAATTTCATTTTGCAGGACTTCTCCTTCCCGGGGTGTGATCTCACTGAGACGCAATTGAGAGATGTCCTTAAGCTTTTCTTCGTTGACGATCAGGTTTGGTTTGATCAGGCTGCCGGATATCTCATCGGCAAATTGCTTTGAGGTTCTGTCTTTGAAATTGGCGATGAAATTCTGCCTTGCGATATCTATGCGCAAAAACTTGGAGAGCCGCTCAGATCTTACCGTCTCGCCGGAGGAAATCAATACCGTGTCGGATGTGCTATTCTCATGGATTCCGACGCTATAGATGTTCTTGAGGGTTTCGCGGATTTCGGTATAAATCCTGTCGCGTTGCTCCGCGTTTTTCAGGATAGACAGGGATTCTCCGCTGATCTCGAATCCCGCTTTACGAATATTATCCATAAGCGCAACGGGGTCTTCTTCGTGCTTATATGCTGCCCCAAACAAGGCGTCCAGGTTTGCATAGGCATCAAAGAGCACCTGGTCGGCGAGATAATAGGGTTTCGAGATCGATGCCAAAGCAGCTTCACGCTCGATCTGAAGCTGTTCTTCGGATTTTTCGATCTGAAAATAAAAGGGCGCGATCAGATCAAAATCCGCCACTTGCCCGGCGCGTACATGATACTCCGGGAAGTAGAACTTGCCCACGGCAAATATCTGATACAACGCCACAATGCAAAGTGCCGTTATGATGCTGATAAATATATGTTTAGATCTCATGTGCTTCATTTATGCGAAGCGCAGTAATTGTCAAGTGCGATGTTCCATGTAGCGCAGGATGCCGATCCTGCGGAGGAAAAACCCTATCAACCGAAACCATCTCCTGACAAAAAACCCATCACAGTTCCAAGTCCTACCTATTGAAACAGACTGTAAAGCGCTTTCACGTCCTTGAACTTGATCACTTTGGATCGGTGCTTGGTCTTGGCATAGGCGGAGATGTAGATCCTATCGTAGCCGAGCTTGACGGCTTCGTTGACGCGGGCTTCGATCTGTGAAACGGGGCGGATCTCTCCATTGAGACCGACTTCGCCGATGAATACCGAATTTGGTGGCAGGGGGGTGTCTTTAAGGCTGGATATGATTGCTGCAAGAATTGCAAGATCAAGGCTCGGATCGGCACTGCGGATTCCACCTGCGAGGTTCACGAAGACGTCGCTGTTGCGAAGATAGAGCGGCAGATTCTTTTCCAGTATCGCCAGCAGGATTGCCAGTTTTTTCTGTTCCAAACCGACGACGACGCGCTGGGGCGTGCCATAGTTAGAACCAGTGGCAATGGTTTGCACTTCCACGATGAAGGATCTGCTGCCTTCGACGATGCAGCCGATGGAAGTGCCGTTGTGGATCGTTTCGTTGCTCAGAAAGATGTGGTTTGGATTGGGAACTTGGACGAGCCCGAGATTCGTCATCTCGAAGATGCCGATCTCATTAGTGGAGCCGAAACGGTTTTTGACCGCACGCAGGATCTTGTAATGACCGCGCAGCTCCCCTTCAAAATAAAGAACGGTATCGACCATGTGTTCGATGATCTTTGGTCCGGCGACGATGCCTTCTTTGGTAACGTGTCCAACGAGAAAGATGGGCAGATTCATCGTTTTTGCCACACGCATGAGCCGGTTGCAGCTTTCGCGGAGCTGGGTGATGCTGCCTGGGATGGAATCCATGGAGGCGATGCTGATCGATTGGATGGAATCGACGATTAATATATCGGGGGGATTTTCTTCCACAACTTCGATGATCTGTTCGGTGCTGTTGGTGCAAAGTAGCCAGATGTTTTCGCTGGAGACACCCAGACGTGTGCTGCGCAGTCGGATTTGTTCCATGCTTTCTTCACCGGAGGCATAGAGGATTTTTTTCTGTTTTTCGCCCAACCACTGGGAAATCTGCAACATCAGGGTGGATTTGCCGATGCCGGGCTCTCCGCCAATCAGGATGAGCATGCCGGAAACGATGCCACCTCCGATGACAAGGTCAAATTCGTCGATCCCGGTCGCCAGTCTTTGGACTTCGGTATATTTCAAGTCGACTATGCGTTGGGGCGGATTCTTTCGCGATTCAACGCTCGCCGCTTTACCCGCTTTTCCAGTGGTACGGGTGCTCTCTTTGAGAGTGCTCCAGCTCCCGCAGGAAGGGCATTTGCCGCTCCACTTGCTCGTTTCGAATCCGCAATCGCTACAAAAAAATACTATTGGCATCGCCACCTCGCTTTAGATTTTTTTCACATGAATAGCAAAGCGGTTTTTATGGCAAGCACAATTTTCGTTAGGTTATTGTCTTGTTTAAAAACTGCCACGCAGTTTAGTGCGATTCAACATAATTTTCAAAAAAAGTTTTGGCATCTTACAACAGTTGTATTATTATATCGAAAGAGGTGGAACTTATATGAAACTAAGTATAATAGTTTTTGGGACTCCGACCTGTTCCTGGTGCAGGAAAGTAAAAGACTTTCTTCAAGCGAAGGGTCATAGTTTCAAATATATAGATGTGTCTGTAGATGGCAAGGGATTGCGAGACATGGTGCGCAAGTCGGGACAACAGGGTGTCCCACAGCTTTGGATTAACAACGTCGCAGTAGTGGGGTTTGATCGGGTAAAGATCGAACAGTTATTAAACGAAAGAAATTAATTAGACAGGAGAAAAAAAATGAACACTAACGCCGAGAAATTTCACAACCTGATTACGCGTCTGCAAGTTGTGCTGAGCGAAATCGATTATGCCCAAAAGGCTTGTCTGCAAGCCGGAAAAATGGAGTGCCAACTCCTAAACCATCTTTATCTGGTCAAAACCCCGGTGAACATGAATGAGCTGGCAAGAGTGCTGGGAGTTTCCCATAGCCGGGTCACCCGCATCATGGACAACCTGGTCAGCAAGAAACTCGTAACCCGTCGTCCTTCGGAAGAAGATCGTCGCTGCTGGTTTGCCATTATATCGGACAAGGGCAAAAAACTCGCGGAAAACAGCCAGCAAACCGTTGTGGATCAACAAAAGAAGATCCTCGCCAAGATACCGGAAAAAGATGTGGATGAAGTCTATAACGCCTTGAAAAAGTACGTCGAACGCTATGAGGATGTGCTCAAAGCGACTTACGTGGAATATTGATGTCAAGTAAAATTACGACCACCTGGGTCGATAACATGACCTTTGATGCGGAGATATCCGGTTACCACATTCTCATGGATGCCGATCCTGAGTGGGGTGGAGAAGACCGGGGAACGCGTCCCAAACCTTTGCTACTGGCTGCCCTGAGCGGTTGTTCCGGATTGGACGCGGTATCTATTCTTAAAAAAATGCAGATCACTAACTATCAATTTCACATGGATTTGGAGGCGGATTCCACCAGCGAACACCCCATCGTCTATCACACGATTCGTTTCAACTTCTATTTTGAAGGGGATAACCTGCCCGCGGATAAGATTGTGAAAGCAGTCAAGCTTTCAACCGAGCGATATTGCGGGGTGATGGCAATGCTGCAAAAAGCCGCCAATATCACGATTAAGATATTCATCAACAACAACGAGGTGGAACAATAATGAAACTCAACATAATCATCATAATGGTTTCTCTGATCGCGGTTTTGGGATGCACTCCCGCACAAACACCGCAAGAGAATGCCGCCCCTGTAGTTAATGAACAGGAAGTCACACCGTCCTTTGAAGAAGCGATGTCTTCCTACCAAAGCGGTACATGGATCACGGATTGGGATCAAGCCCTGGCTGCCTCCAAAGAACTGGGACGTCCGGTGCTAATCGATTTCACCGGCTCCGATTGGTGTGGATGGTGCATCAAGCTCAAAGGCGAAGTGTTTTCAAAACCGGCGTTTATTGAGTATGCCAAGGATAATCTGATCTTGCTGATGATTGATTTTCCCCGTAAAAGGAAGCTTCCCGTCGAACAGCAAACCGCAAACCAGAAACTGGCGGAGAAGTTTGAAGTTGAAGGATTCCCCACCATCGTTTTAGTAAACGAAACCGGCAAGGAAATCAAACGCACAGGATATCAACCCGGAGGACCAGAAAAATACATCGATCATATCAAATCCTTGCTACCCAAGTAAATATAACACCATTTAGGTAGTCTGAACCACTGAGACATGGCGCTGTATTTGTGCCGTGGCTCGGTGGTTTTTTTTTGCTCAAAAACAGAGATGCGCAGAGGGAGATGGAAATAAGATGTATTCCTTGAGATAAACAGATAGTCTTGCCTTACTTCTGAAATTGCTCTTTCCGGAGAATTCCGCTAATTACCATAATTATCATTGCCTTATGCGATTCCGCAGGATCGGCAAGCTACGCGTCCACCTTAGCAATACGGAGTCAATACGGACTTAGTCCGTAATGAGTCCGTATTGACTCCGTAATGCAAAGGGGGAGAATCGGAATTTCGCACACTGTGTAGCGCAGCATGCCGATGCTGTGGAAACGATGGTTATGTTTGATGGTTTTTTTCCTCCGCAGCAGTGGCATGCTGCGCTACAGGGATTCCTTTCCACCCCTTCCCCCCCTCCGCAGTGATCTCTACTTTGATCCGATCAGGATCTTCAAAGAAAACAGCATAAGATTCATCGCCACCTGCGTGGGGATGCCGGTCTTCATAGAGGATCGTGGTGTTTTTGGCGCGGAGTTCAATGGTGATCTCATCTACGAAATCCCGCGAGCTTCCACGAAATGCGAGATGGTTCAAACCAGTGCGGCAGCGATGATAGGCAGGCTCTTGAAAACGTTCTTCCGTCTGGACGAACACGATGTAGCAATCCTCCAATATATAGCTGATGCCGTCATCCCATTGTTGGTGAACGTGATAGCCCAGACGCCCCAACAGCCAGCCCCAGAAATCCGTGCTTTTTGCCAGGTCGCGGACATAGATCTCCACGTGGTGCAGTTTTCCTTTCATGATCACTTTCTCCTATATTGCAAAAATCGCTGGAAGAACGAACCCCCGGCGATGTATCTCATTGAATGATTATCACTTTGTGTAGCGTTGGATGACTTCTAACACTTCGGGAAGGTCCATGCCGATGGATTTGAGGTGTTCGACGGTTGGAAAGCCATCCGGAGTCCAGCCTTTTCTTCGATAGACGCTGTCCACAAGCTGGCGGTATTGGTCTTCGCGATGCTCACGCATGATCGCCATTTTCTCCGAAGTGGATTTACCGGTGGGATCGATGCCGATCTTTTCAGTTAGTTGCTTGTCATAGCGTTCTTGACGGGAGAGATATTCTTCCTCGGTGACCGGTCCGACTGCGCGGTAGGGAGGCATATCATCGATGCGTCTGCCGCCGCCCATGCGCATACAAAAGACCTTTTGGAAGTTATAGACTCGCTCGGATTGCCGAATTAGTTCATGTTTGTCCAGCGGCTTTCCGGTAATCGCTTTGTAGATGTCCACATAGTTTTGGACGTGTTCGGGAACCTTGGCTGGTTCGTCCGTTTCGGCATTATTGGCTGGTTCGATGTCGTTCCAGGGGAGTTTGCAAAGACCCTGCAAGCCAAACCAGGTGCGGAACATGGGGAAATAATGCAGTGCCTCGGCTTTGTCCTCAAAAGTGGGAATGCGGTTATTGACCATATCCATGAAGATCAGCCAGGCTTCGTCGTGTTGCGGACCCTTGAGCGCGAGTGTGTATCCGCCCTGTTGCGCCAGAGATTCTTTGCTCATATATTGGGAATATTCCAGCCCCTTGGCTTCCATGCCGATGTCCTGCAAGAGTTTGGGATCAGCGCCATACTGGTCTGCAAAGATGGCTTTCATGCGACGCACGCCCAAGCCCACGATCTTGCCAAATCCTTCTCCGCGAGCCATTTGATGGATGATCTCAAACGTTGCCTCGGCATTTCCCCAAGTCAGATCAAGACCGCCGGTCTTCTCTTTGTCCAGAATGCCGTATTCATAGCATTCCATGCAGAAGGCGACACTGGTGCCAAAGGAAATCGTATCAATACCGTAGGTGTCGCAATAGAAATTGAGCTCGACCACGTCCTTGGGATCCCAGATGCAGAGGTTTGATCCACAGCCCGCCGCGGTTTCATATTCAGGTCCGTCCACGCAAACAGGCTGTCCTTTATATGGTCCGCTACGGGGCAAAAATCCGTCCACAGCTTTGCAGCATGAGAGCGAGCAGCCATACCAGCAACCGTCAGCCATGCCTTGAGTGAAGAGCTTTTTAAACTCCCAGGAGGCGAGGGTAATGGCTTCGGGCTTTTGCCCATATTTGAAATTGCGGATGGGGAGGAGGTCATAGTCGTTCATGATCTCCATCAGGTGGGCAGTGCCGATCTCGCGCATGTGGCATTGAGTCGCGTCCCCGGCTTCGATCTCTTTATGGAGCTTGAGACCTGTCTTTTGCAGCGTCTCCAGATCAACGGAGTTGTTTGTATCTACTTTGAGTCCGGAATATTTTACCACGAGGGCTTTGATCTTTTTATCACGGAAGACTCTTCCAGTGCCACCACGCCCGGCTTGTTTGAGCCGTGCGACCTTGCGGCGTTTGTCCCAGAAAGAGAAATTTAGACAGGTGATGAGAGCAGAGTTTGCGGCTTCGCCGGAAGACACGACGGAGACGAACTGAAACTTATCGGGACCTTCGGCAAATTCCTCGATCAAACGCTCGGCAAAAATGTGGCTGTTTATTTCCTGATCATCGGCGGAGAGTATCTTGACGACACCTTTGTCGCCGTCGATATAGACGATCACTTCCTCGTCTGATTTGCCTTGAAGCTCAAGTGCATCAAAACCTGAAAACTTTGTGTAAGGACCAAAATGTCCGCCGACGTTGCAATCAACTGGAATTCCGGTGAGTGGAGAAATCGTTGTGACGATGGATTTTCCGCTTCCAGGATAGCTGGTGTTTCCGCAAAGCGGACCGAAAGCGATGCAGAGTTCATTTTCCGGGCTGTCCCACTTGGTGTCGTCTTTGACCCCATGCCACATCAGATACAAGTCAAAACCCTTGCCACCGACGAATTTGTCGATCATCAGGTCGGTCACTGGTTTTTCTTTGATAACTCTGTCGCCAAGGTTGATATAAAGGCTACGGCGATTATAGCCTTTTTCGATTGGTTTGAGGGCATAGCTGAATTCTGCCAGGACTTTGCGCATTTTATGTTCCATTTTCCATATCTCCTTATTCTTGAACGATCCGGATTGCCTCAACCGGGCAGGATTTTGTGCAAACACCGCAAGCGATGCACTTGAAAGGATGCATACCTCCATGGTAAGTTTGCATCGAGCCGGTCGGACAAATGGCGACGCACATATAGCAACCGATACAGAGCTTTTTGGTTACCATCACCACCCCTTGAGGCGTGATCGTGAGAGCCAGCGTCGGGCAAGCTGCGACACAGGTTTCGCATTGGTTGCAAACGTTCATTTCGGGCAGCTTGGCAGTCTCCGTGATGCGGATACAGGATCGCTCAGGATCGTCTATCCTGAAGTACAGATTCGCGCACGCGCTTTCGCAGACGTGGCAGGCAATGCACTTATCCGGATATGTCTTCAGCACTTTTTTCATTACCTTCTCCTAATTGAGGATATTATGATGATGTCAGGATTTTTAGGCACTGCGAAACAGTCAACCAAATTTTAGAATCTGATTCCCAGAGAAGTGCCCGCGTGAAAATTGACTGGCTCAAGATCAAAGAAGGCTTCCGTCACGTTCCACAGGGTATTATATTGACCGTAGGCGGCAAGGGAGATGTATTTGTTGATATTGGAAACCAGGTAGACAGCTCCGTTCAACTCGTCAATATGCAGGATGTTGAATCCGATTTCACTTTTCCGATAGGCATAGTCCACTACTGCCGTGAGATGGGCATAACGCAATCCTACCAAGTTGAGACGCATATCAGCGCTTAGTTTGGTGGTCTTGACGACGCTATTATGATTGTAGTCCTTTGTTTCATTATAGACATAATCAAAGTCAAAGCCCACCACGCTGCCTACGTTTTTGTGCAGGAGAGCGGCAAATTCGACCATGTTGGTATTCACAGATTGGTAAGTGTTCATATCGCCGAAAAAGGTGTAATCTTGCCTCATGGCGTCCAAACGAGCCCCCAAAAGGTATGCGTCCTCGTGCACAAAAATCAGCGGTCGGTTGGCAGGAGCGAGCCCTTCGAGATAATTTGGCATCCGGTATCCGGAGATGATA
Encoded proteins:
- a CDS encoding HDIG domain-containing protein; the protein is MRSKHIFISIITALCIVALYQIFAVGKFYFPEYHVRAGQVADFDLIAPFYFQIEKSEEQLQIEREAALASISKPYYLADQVLFDAYANLDALFGAAYKHEEDPVALMDNIRKAGFEISGESLSILKNAEQRDRIYTEIRETLKNIYSVGIHENSTSDTVLISSGETVRSERLSKFLRIDIARQNFIANFKDRTSKQFADEISGSLIKPNLIVNEEKLKDISQLRLSEITPREGEVLQNEIIIRKNARISENDITKIQSLMKAYRARDISKSPWKQLIQSMGMLVFVMIILLLANHYFVIQIAKEDIHDAGSLPINFGFVLLIMLATANNYFLGFSSILIPFALFGISAAILINLQFGVFYSICGMFLISSFINWEPFAPLVLIIATLSTMILLHRRNLFHEYFTVWFYLFVATAVSNIAISLYKSDPLLMTVRNVGYGTISSIISALGIIVVIKYYERKWNRATKQTLLELLDFNHPLLKKLANSAVGTYHHSLLVGNIAERAAEAIGANALLARVGSYYHDIGKIINSEIFSENNEDSSLQHQQWGPAESAKMIKNHVREGVTLANKYHIPQPVIDIIMQHHGTSKIRYFLDQAEKNQERFDPELYTYQGPRPQSKEAVLVMLADIVESTTNAKKNEPELSIIKVIDDSIHRLIREGELDEAPISIKELNLVKHSMIPALESIYRKRLDYPEEKIT
- the radA gene encoding DNA repair protein RadA — translated: MPIVFFCSDCGFETSKWSGKCPSCGSWSTLKESTRTTGKAGKAASVESRKNPPQRIVDLKYTEVQRLATGIDEFDLVIGGGIVSGMLILIGGEPGIGKSTLMLQISQWLGEKQKKILYASGEESMEQIRLRSTRLGVSSENIWLLCTNSTEQIIEVVEENPPDILIVDSIQSISIASMDSIPGSITQLRESCNRLMRVAKTMNLPIFLVGHVTKEGIVAGPKIIEHMVDTVLYFEGELRGHYKILRAVKNRFGSTNEIGIFEMTNLGLVQVPNPNHIFLSNETIHNGTSIGCIVEGSRSFIVEVQTIATGSNYGTPQRVVVGLEQKKLAILLAILEKNLPLYLRNSDVFVNLAGGIRSADPSLDLAILAAIISSLKDTPLPPNSVFIGEVGLNGEIRPVSQIEARVNEAVKLGYDRIYISAYAKTKHRSKVIKFKDVKALYSLFQ
- a CDS encoding glutaredoxin domain-containing protein: MKLSIIVFGTPTCSWCRKVKDFLQAKGHSFKYIDVSVDGKGLRDMVRKSGQQGVPQLWINNVAVVGFDRVKIEQLLNERN
- a CDS encoding MarR family transcriptional regulator: MNTNAEKFHNLITRLQVVLSEIDYAQKACLQAGKMECQLLNHLYLVKTPVNMNELARVLGVSHSRVTRIMDNLVSKKLVTRRPSEEDRRCWFAIISDKGKKLAENSQQTVVDQQKKILAKIPEKDVDEVYNALKKYVERYEDVLKATYVEY
- a CDS encoding OsmC family protein — encoded protein: MSSKITTTWVDNMTFDAEISGYHILMDADPEWGGEDRGTRPKPLLLAALSGCSGLDAVSILKKMQITNYQFHMDLEADSTSEHPIVYHTIRFNFYFEGDNLPADKIVKAVKLSTERYCGVMAMLQKAANITIKIFINNNEVEQ
- a CDS encoding thioredoxin family protein produces the protein MKLNIIIIMVSLIAVLGCTPAQTPQENAAPVVNEQEVTPSFEEAMSSYQSGTWITDWDQALAASKELGRPVLIDFTGSDWCGWCIKLKGEVFSKPAFIEYAKDNLILLMIDFPRKRKLPVEQQTANQKLAEKFEVEGFPTIVLVNETGKEIKRTGYQPGGPEKYIDHIKSLLPK
- a CDS encoding VOC family protein, whose translation is MKGKLHHVEIYVRDLAKSTDFWGWLLGRLGYHVHQQWDDGISYILEDCYIVFVQTEERFQEPAYHRCRTGLNHLAFRGSSRDFVDEITIELRAKNTTILYEDRHPHAGGDESYAVFFEDPDRIKVEITAEGGKGWKGIPVAQHATAAEEKNHQT
- a CDS encoding aldehyde ferredoxin oxidoreductase C-terminal domain-containing protein, translating into MEHKMRKVLAEFSYALKPIEKGYNRRSLYINLGDRVIKEKPVTDLMIDKFVGGKGFDLYLMWHGVKDDTKWDSPENELCIAFGPLCGNTSYPGSGKSIVTTISPLTGIPVDCNVGGHFGPYTKFSGFDALELQGKSDEEVIVYIDGDKGVVKILSADDQEINSHIFAERLIEEFAEGPDKFQFVSVVSSGEAANSALITCLNFSFWDKRRKVARLKQAGRGGTGRVFRDKKIKALVVKYSGLKVDTNNSVDLETLQKTGLKLHKEIEAGDATQCHMREIGTAHLMEIMNDYDLLPIRNFKYGQKPEAITLASWEFKKLFTQGMADGCWYGCSLSCCKAVDGFLPRSGPYKGQPVCVDGPEYETAAGCGSNLCIWDPKDVVELNFYCDTYGIDTISFGTSVAFCMECYEYGILDKEKTGGLDLTWGNAEATFEIIHQMARGEGFGKIVGLGVRRMKAIFADQYGADPKLLQDIGMEAKGLEYSQYMSKESLAQQGGYTLALKGPQHDEAWLIFMDMVNNRIPTFEDKAEALHYFPMFRTWFGLQGLCKLPWNDIEPANNAETDEPAKVPEHVQNYVDIYKAITGKPLDKHELIRQSERVYNFQKVFCMRMGGGRRIDDMPPYRAVGPVTEEEYLSRQERYDKQLTEKIGIDPTGKSTSEKMAIMREHREDQYRQLVDSVYRRKGWTPDGFPTVEHLKSIGMDLPEVLEVIQRYTK
- a CDS encoding 4Fe-4S binding protein codes for the protein MKKVLKTYPDKCIACHVCESACANLYFRIDDPERSCIRITETAKLPEMNVCNQCETCVAACPTLALTITPQGVVMVTKKLCIGCYMCVAICPTGSMQTYHGGMHPFKCIACGVCTKSCPVEAIRIVQE